A single region of the Methanobacterium sp. genome encodes:
- a CDS encoding 2-oxoacid:acceptor oxidoreductase subunit alpha has translation MKTEDYFIQGNEACARGGIKAGCRFFAGYPITPSTEIAEDMAVFLPREGGTFVQMEDEISALGAVIGAVWSGMKAMTATSGPGFSLMQEHIGYAVMTETPLVIVNMQRGSPSTGQPTMASQSDMMQARWGSHGDYEVIALSPSSVQECFDFTVEAFNLAEKYRVPVMVMSDEIVGHMREKINIPEKVNIHSRQMPTQEPGNFLPYHAEPDGTSPMPAFGDGYKMHITGLTHDERGYPDASNPETHAKLVKRLCDKILHHTEDIARIQTENVDDAEVIVISYGAPSRSALKAVRTAREQGLKAGFIKMDVVWPFPDKMIQKAVEGAQRAIVVEMNLGQIFYEVQRILPGVDVELAPKIGGEMHLPEEILGRIRSN, from the coding sequence ATGAAAACTGAGGATTATTTTATACAGGGTAACGAAGCCTGTGCCAGGGGTGGAATTAAAGCTGGTTGTCGTTTTTTCGCCGGCTATCCCATAACTCCCTCCACCGAGATTGCTGAAGACATGGCAGTATTCCTACCCCGTGAGGGGGGAACATTCGTCCAGATGGAGGATGAAATATCCGCTCTGGGTGCAGTTATCGGGGCAGTGTGGTCTGGTATGAAGGCCATGACTGCCACATCAGGACCAGGATTCTCCCTGATGCAGGAACACATTGGATACGCGGTAATGACCGAGACTCCCCTGGTGATAGTGAACATGCAGCGGGGATCTCCATCCACAGGACAGCCCACCATGGCCAGTCAGAGTGATATGATGCAGGCTCGCTGGGGATCTCACGGAGACTACGAAGTCATAGCCTTATCACCCTCATCAGTACAGGAATGTTTTGATTTTACAGTGGAAGCATTCAACCTGGCAGAAAAGTACCGGGTCCCGGTGATGGTTATGAGTGATGAGATCGTGGGCCATATGAGGGAGAAGATAAATATCCCGGAAAAAGTTAACATTCACTCCAGGCAGATGCCCACCCAGGAACCAGGAAACTTCTTACCATACCATGCAGAGCCTGATGGAACCAGTCCCATGCCTGCATTTGGTGATGGATACAAAATGCACATAACTGGACTCACCCATGATGAAAGAGGATACCCTGATGCTTCAAATCCAGAGACACACGCTAAACTGGTTAAACGTTTATGTGATAAGATATTGCATCACACCGAGGACATAGCACGAATACAAACTGAAAACGTGGATGATGCAGAGGTAATTGTGATCTCATATGGTGCACCCTCAAGATCTGCTCTTAAAGCAGTCAGAACAGCCAGAGAACAGGGTTTAAAAGCGGGATTTATTAAAATGGATGTTGTCTGGCCATTCCCTGATAAAATGATTCAGAAAGCTGTTGAGGGAGCTCAACGAGCAATTGTGGTGGAGATGAACCTGGGACAGATATTCTACGAGGTTCAAAGGATCCTCCCCGGGGTAGATGTGGAGTTGGCACCAAAGATCGGTGGTGAAATGCACCTGCCAGAAGAGATCCTGGGCAGGATAAGGTCAAATTGA
- a CDS encoding dihydroneopterin aldolase family protein has translation MSDEKYFQNITTRERAIFEGAITMGALFHQFVGTPVSMGSAPSLEKAMEQSLTLQPCISSVKVRIDRETLENAENEYDYLSLTGDMLDVRVSSQYQEVKVVVRMHYIEELQYPLMYVEEVD, from the coding sequence ATGAGTGACGAAAAATATTTTCAGAATATCACTACACGTGAACGGGCCATATTTGAGGGGGCCATTACCATGGGGGCGCTGTTTCATCAGTTTGTAGGAACACCCGTAAGTATGGGTAGTGCTCCTTCTCTGGAAAAAGCCATGGAACAATCCCTAACATTACAACCATGCATCAGTAGTGTTAAGGTACGAATTGACCGTGAAACGCTTGAAAATGCCGAGAATGAATATGATTATCTTTCCCTCACCGGAGATATGTTAGATGTGAGAGTTTCATCCCAGTACCAGGAAGTGAAGGTGGTGGTGCGCATGCACTACATTGAAGAGCTTCAGTATCCCCTGATGTATGTGGAGGAAGTTGATTAA
- a CDS encoding 2-oxoacid:ferredoxin oxidoreductase subunit gamma, with amino-acid sequence MRKEIRIAGFGGQGVILAGIVIGKAAALYDGLHAVQTQSYGPEARGGASRTELVISDEEIDYPKVHHPDIFVAMSHEALIAYLDGLKQGGILIIDPDMVMEDKIRSFVEEHDIKVYHAPATRTADEKVGLRIVANIVMIGAITGFTKVISEESARKAIAASVPPGTEEKNLSAFEAGMELSTQEV; translated from the coding sequence TTGCGTAAAGAAATAAGAATAGCTGGATTCGGTGGTCAGGGAGTTATACTGGCTGGAATAGTCATAGGTAAGGCTGCAGCCCTATACGATGGATTACATGCAGTTCAAACCCAGTCATATGGTCCTGAAGCACGTGGAGGTGCATCCAGAACCGAACTAGTCATCAGTGATGAGGAAATTGACTATCCTAAAGTGCATCATCCGGACATATTTGTGGCCATGTCCCATGAAGCCTTAATAGCTTACCTTGATGGATTGAAACAGGGAGGGATCCTCATAATTGATCCAGACATGGTAATGGAGGATAAGATTCGCTCATTTGTGGAAGAACATGATATTAAAGTTTACCATGCACCAGCCACCCGCACTGCTGATGAAAAGGTAGGGTTGCGGATAGTGGCCAATATCGTAATGATCGGTGCTATCACTGGCTTCACCAAGGTCATATCGGAGGAATCAGCTCGAAAAGCCATAGCTGCAAGCGTTCCTCCGGGAACTGAGGAAAAAAACCTGTCTGCTTTTGAAGCCGGAATGGAACTTTCCACTCAGGAGGTGTAG
- a CDS encoding class E sortase, with protein sequence MKISTFFIIAGMVIISIYALVEVNYYSATQTISQEPGDTPYVIIPKIGVDETINNKSVDYGIYHEPQSAKPGSGTVVLFGHRTLHGSPFLKLDQLQPGDNVTLEWPGIGYVEYTIENSTIVPADYRLSVEQGNVLFLITCYPLGSTKERLMIKAKQGNIYPIKTSRVPNQQQHYAIIIILAFMIGGTILSYLYPVKEDRVIIFLVTIALTFFLVLGYFFPTPPDTLESNISRVSDFLGLGF encoded by the coding sequence ATGAAAATATCTACTTTTTTTATTATAGCTGGGATGGTCATCATTTCCATCTACGCGCTGGTGGAAGTTAATTACTATTCTGCCACCCAGACCATTAGCCAGGAACCTGGAGACACTCCTTACGTTATAATTCCCAAAATAGGGGTTGATGAAACCATAAACAACAAATCAGTGGATTATGGGATCTATCATGAACCTCAATCTGCCAAACCCGGCAGTGGCACTGTGGTTCTATTCGGACATCGCACACTACACGGATCTCCCTTCCTCAAACTGGATCAGCTGCAACCAGGTGATAACGTAACCCTTGAATGGCCTGGAATAGGTTACGTTGAATACACCATTGAAAACAGCACCATTGTACCAGCAGATTACCGGTTATCCGTTGAACAGGGTAACGTGCTATTTCTCATAACCTGTTACCCTCTGGGATCAACCAAGGAAAGGTTGATGATCAAGGCTAAACAGGGGAACATATATCCCATCAAAACTTCCAGAGTACCCAATCAACAGCAACACTATGCAATTATTATAATCCTGGCTTTTATGATTGGGGGTACTATTTTAAGCTATTTATACCCGGTTAAAGAGGACAGGGTCATAATTTTCCTGGTGACAATAGCTTTGACCTTCTTCCTGGTGCTTGGTTATTTTTTCCCCACCCCTCCCGATACACTGGAGTCAAACATATCCCGAGTCAGTGATTTCTTAGGGTTGGGTTTTTAA
- the sucC gene encoding ADP-forming succinate--CoA ligase subunit beta, translating into MKIHEYQAKEIFRAGGIPTPQSIMVETPEEAQKAAETIDKSVAIKSQVLIGGRGKAGGIKFAENPLFAYQLTKELLGTDIRGETVQKVLVEEMLDIQNEFYLSVAVDRSARQPLIMASQAGGVDIEEVARKAPEKIFKYHLDPLDEFMPYQAREIARKMGLTNDLISPVGGIIWKLYQIFQRYDANIAEINPLVLTRKGIIAADAKLDIDDDSLYRHRDLAQLKTEPSDEFAYVKLDGDIAVIGNGAGLTLTGMDMIKLYGGKPATFLDIGGGASQENIARALNLVISNPQVKVVFLNVLGGITRADDVANGVITVLGKSEREVPLVIRLTGTNEEEGQRILTAAGVSYETSMEAAARKAVEICNDLD; encoded by the coding sequence TTGAAGATCCATGAATACCAGGCCAAAGAGATTTTTCGTGCAGGTGGGATACCCACACCACAGAGTATAATGGTGGAAACTCCTGAAGAAGCTCAAAAAGCAGCTGAAACTATTGATAAATCAGTGGCCATAAAATCTCAAGTTCTTATAGGGGGAAGAGGTAAAGCAGGGGGTATTAAATTCGCTGAAAATCCCCTATTCGCTTATCAACTTACCAAAGAACTTTTAGGAACAGATATCCGGGGAGAAACTGTCCAAAAAGTATTGGTTGAGGAAATGCTTGATATTCAGAATGAATTTTATTTGAGTGTGGCAGTGGACCGATCCGCCCGCCAACCCCTAATAATGGCCAGTCAGGCTGGTGGGGTGGATATTGAGGAAGTAGCCCGTAAAGCCCCTGAAAAAATATTTAAATATCATCTGGACCCCCTGGACGAATTCATGCCCTATCAGGCACGGGAAATAGCACGTAAAATGGGACTAACCAACGATCTGATATCTCCAGTTGGAGGGATCATCTGGAAACTTTACCAGATATTCCAAAGGTACGATGCCAATATAGCAGAGATAAACCCCCTGGTCCTCACCAGAAAGGGAATTATTGCTGCCGATGCTAAACTGGACATTGATGATGATTCCCTGTACCGTCATCGGGACCTGGCACAGCTTAAAACTGAACCCAGTGATGAATTTGCTTACGTGAAACTGGATGGGGATATTGCGGTTATTGGCAACGGTGCCGGTCTAACCCTTACTGGTATGGACATGATCAAACTCTATGGTGGAAAACCAGCCACCTTCCTGGACATCGGTGGAGGAGCATCACAGGAAAACATTGCCAGGGCACTGAACCTGGTCATCTCCAATCCCCAGGTAAAAGTAGTGTTTTTAAATGTTTTAGGTGGGATCACCCGGGCTGATGATGTGGCTAATGGTGTTATCACCGTGTTAGGAAAATCAGAACGAGAAGTACCATTGGTCATCCGACTCACCGGGACCAATGAAGAAGAGGGTCAGCGCATCCTTACTGCGGCAGGAGTTAGTTATGAAACTTCCATGGAAGCCGCTGCC
- a CDS encoding 2-oxoacid:ferredoxin oxidoreductase subunit beta translates to MDKNRENRFMKYLRKDRLPHIFCAGCGNGIIMNTFFNGMEMAEVDFEDVIMVSGIGCSSRIPGYVKCDSLHTTHGRPISFATGIKLANPENQVVVFTGDGDAAAIGGNHLIHGARRNINLTVICINNSIYGMTGGQISPTSPKGSYGSTAPYGAIERPFNLSRMVKAAGATYVARWTTAQPVQLSNAIKKGLQNNGFSFIEVISQCPTYFGRKNKMRTPVEMMKWMKEESIVKKRADKLSEEELEGKIIVGEFQNKEEAEFSDKICQLLEAKCTTGKPSASRSAYQGD, encoded by the coding sequence ATGGACAAAAACAGGGAAAACCGTTTTATGAAGTACTTAAGGAAGGATAGACTTCCCCACATATTCTGCGCAGGATGCGGAAATGGAATTATCATGAACACATTCTTCAACGGCATGGAAATGGCAGAGGTGGACTTTGAAGATGTGATAATGGTATCAGGGATTGGATGTTCCTCCCGAATACCAGGCTATGTTAAATGTGACTCCTTACACACCACCCATGGCCGTCCCATATCATTTGCCACAGGCATCAAACTGGCCAACCCGGAAAACCAGGTGGTGGTATTCACTGGAGATGGAGACGCAGCAGCCATAGGGGGAAACCATCTAATCCACGGAGCACGTCGTAACATCAACCTCACCGTCATATGTATCAACAACAGCATCTACGGAATGACCGGAGGACAGATCAGCCCCACCAGTCCCAAGGGAAGTTACGGATCAACAGCACCATACGGGGCAATAGAAAGGCCATTTAACCTTTCTCGAATGGTTAAAGCTGCAGGAGCTACCTATGTGGCTCGTTGGACCACGGCCCAGCCAGTTCAACTCTCCAACGCCATTAAAAAAGGCCTTCAAAATAATGGATTCTCCTTTATTGAGGTAATTTCCCAGTGTCCCACCTACTTTGGCCGTAAGAACAAGATGCGCACTCCGGTGGAAATGATGAAATGGATGAAAGAGGAGAGTATTGTTAAAAAAAGAGCAGACAAGCTTTCTGAAGAGGAACTGGAAGGGAAAATTATAGTGGGAGAATTCCAGAACAAAGAAGAAGCCGAATTCTCAGATAAGATCTGCCAGCTACTGGAAGCTAAATGCACAACTGGAAAACCATCTGCTAGTAGATCAGCATACCAGGGGGATTAA
- a CDS encoding ferredoxin family protein → MITVNENLCKGCNICTEFCPRKVYRESGLLNKKGVQVPVPENEDKCTQCQLCAMMCPDQAIRVDEKVDEKDEN, encoded by the coding sequence ATGATAACCGTTAATGAGAATCTTTGTAAAGGTTGCAACATCTGCACCGAGTTCTGTCCCCGTAAGGTTTACCGGGAATCCGGACTCCTTAATAAGAAGGGTGTGCAGGTTCCAGTACCTGAAAATGAGGACAAATGCACTCAATGCCAATTATGTGCTATGATGTGTCCTGATCAGGCAATAAGAGTAGATGAAAAAGTGGATGAGAAGGATGAAAACTGA